A window of Corallococcus macrosporus DSM 14697 contains these coding sequences:
- a CDS encoding alpha/beta fold hydrolase, which yields MIQATGTHLFTTPLPLEEGELLGNPQVAWAAYGEPSDGKAVVLLHDLAHSHLALGPPEDSAYQPSGWGRALVGTNLALDPAVTPVLAPGLLGSPFGSTSPATVNPASGERWGLELPPLTVQDMARAVSATLRACGLSHVRALVGVGLGGHVALRLASLFPDLADGVVTLGAARALPEAVREKLGLSWQVLRADPDYRDGLYALDAPPRKTMRKLRLDFQKLLAGREHLTATYRDAESARAALDAEADAFADAFDAVSWASLCSAYAGSDVSDGFARIRSRVLLIAGASDAMAPVNRVRDTYHLLSAAGVSARFLELPGPGDHAALLQDSERLHGPLSDFLRRC from the coding sequence GTGATCCAGGCCACCGGGACCCACCTGTTCACCACGCCCCTTCCCTTGGAGGAAGGAGAGCTGCTGGGCAACCCCCAGGTGGCCTGGGCCGCTTATGGAGAACCATCAGACGGCAAAGCGGTGGTGCTGCTGCACGACCTCGCGCACTCGCACCTCGCGTTGGGCCCGCCGGAGGACTCGGCGTACCAGCCTTCGGGGTGGGGGCGCGCGCTGGTGGGGACGAACCTCGCGTTGGATCCGGCCGTCACGCCGGTCCTCGCGCCCGGGCTGCTGGGCAGCCCCTTCGGCAGCACGTCCCCCGCGACGGTGAACCCCGCGTCGGGCGAGCGCTGGGGGCTGGAGCTGCCGCCGCTCACCGTGCAGGACATGGCGCGCGCCGTGTCAGCCACGCTGCGCGCATGCGGGCTGAGCCACGTGCGCGCGCTGGTGGGCGTGGGCCTGGGCGGCCACGTGGCGCTGCGGCTGGCGTCCCTCTTCCCGGACCTGGCGGACGGCGTGGTGACCCTTGGCGCGGCGCGCGCGCTGCCGGAGGCCGTCCGCGAGAAGCTGGGCCTGTCCTGGCAGGTGCTGCGCGCGGACCCGGACTACCGCGACGGCCTCTACGCGCTGGACGCGCCGCCGCGCAAGACGATGCGCAAGCTGCGCCTGGACTTCCAGAAGCTGCTGGCCGGACGCGAGCACCTCACCGCCACCTACCGTGACGCCGAGTCCGCCCGCGCCGCGCTGGACGCCGAGGCGGACGCGTTCGCCGACGCCTTCGACGCGGTGTCCTGGGCGTCGCTGTGCTCGGCGTACGCGGGCAGTGACGTGTCGGACGGCTTCGCGCGGATCCGCTCGCGCGTGCTCCTCATCGCGGGGGCGTCGGACGCCATGGCGCCGGTGAACCGGGTGCGGGACACCTATCACCTGCTGAGCGCCGCGGGGGTGAGCGCCCGCTTCCTGGAGCTGCCGGGGCCCGGGGACCATGCGGCGCTGCTCCAGGATTCGGAGCGGCTCCATGGCCCGCTGAGCGACTTCCTGCGGCGGTGCTGA
- the udk gene encoding uridine kinase, whose product MASPLVVGIAGGTASGKTTVARKVREALADCRVAFIDQDSYYRDLKDLPLADRREVNFDHPDAFDRELLVKHLKALKSGQPIQKPVYDFVTSSRQPQTKNVEPGDIILIEGILVLHMKEVRDEMDVKIYVDADDDLRILRRLTRDIKDRGRDFDHVVSQYLRHVRPMHMGFVEPSKHFADIIIPHGGNNEIAIGMLVGALRGKLSGVAQRD is encoded by the coding sequence ATGGCGTCCCCCCTCGTCGTCGGAATCGCGGGCGGTACCGCATCCGGCAAGACCACCGTTGCCCGCAAGGTTCGCGAGGCATTGGCCGATTGTCGTGTGGCCTTCATCGATCAGGATTCGTATTACCGGGACCTGAAGGACCTGCCGCTGGCGGACCGGCGCGAGGTGAACTTCGACCACCCGGATGCCTTCGACAGGGAGCTGCTGGTCAAGCACCTGAAGGCGCTGAAGTCCGGGCAGCCCATCCAGAAGCCCGTCTACGACTTCGTCACCTCGTCCCGTCAGCCGCAGACGAAGAACGTGGAGCCCGGCGACATCATCCTCATCGAGGGCATCCTGGTCCTCCACATGAAGGAGGTCCGGGATGAGATGGACGTGAAGATCTACGTCGACGCGGACGACGACCTCCGCATCCTCCGGCGCCTCACCCGCGACATCAAGGACCGCGGCCGCGACTTCGACCACGTGGTGAGCCAGTACCTGCGCCACGTGCGGCCCATGCACATGGGCTTCGTGGAGCCGTCCAAGCACTTCGCGGACATCATCATCCCGCACGGCGGCAACAACGAGATCGCCATCGGGATGCTGGTGGGCGCGCTGCGCGGCAAGCTCTCCGGGGTCGCGCAGCGGGACTAG
- a CDS encoding DUF692 domain-containing protein: protein MAVAAGRVYVEEMTHAAPPSWTLPWRGLGLSSNLSMADVPQPYRLLDASPGLFDYVEYSAPLSLEESKAHASLFPEMWRRRQDVPVLFHPVHLNLWGPGLEPARALVELDAHARAVESPWVGNDVGWWHVEGQPFPGYLYFTPPFNEAGLEASVAHALHVQRHLSMPLVLENPAVLARRGQWHVLDFMAKLHARTGAPLLLDLGHLFSHQLSAGLPLETGLEGFPLDQVIELHIAGGVVTHRGPRRFYVDDHTQPVREELFELLASLIPRCPSLRAVTFEGDGHPPEVAAASLRRLRELVPAGARPPLTWRVPEASAAPVPALTEDSQPWALFDAGYGAAPVTSVEDEAGTLADQDFRLAVVAEVLDRDWPLTRLLLAGTREALAAFTGSKEFRKLFSPLGRSPGQAFASWAMRRLRESPDEGGSAALTLEMLLPSLFLRRVPAPAPGQVGLMEDVRAGSLPVDLSELVHAARAVRRHLTARAWASGVLELSGLESLNQVARRAGPGPWSFTARRRAGGLEVTTVSPAMGEFLRMLAVQPLTEAEVAPGLVEEARQRGLIRRG, encoded by the coding sequence GTGGCGGTGGCCGCGGGGCGCGTCTACGTTGAGGAGATGACGCACGCGGCGCCCCCGAGTTGGACACTGCCCTGGCGAGGCCTGGGGCTGAGCAGCAACCTGAGCATGGCCGACGTGCCGCAGCCCTACCGGTTGCTGGACGCGTCGCCGGGGCTCTTCGACTACGTGGAATACAGCGCGCCGCTCTCCTTGGAAGAATCCAAGGCGCACGCCTCGCTGTTCCCGGAGATGTGGCGCCGCCGCCAGGACGTCCCGGTGTTGTTCCACCCCGTCCACCTCAACCTCTGGGGACCCGGCCTGGAACCCGCACGGGCCCTGGTGGAGCTGGACGCCCACGCGCGCGCCGTGGAGAGCCCGTGGGTGGGCAACGACGTGGGCTGGTGGCACGTGGAGGGTCAGCCCTTCCCGGGCTACCTCTACTTCACGCCGCCGTTCAATGAAGCGGGCCTGGAGGCCAGCGTGGCGCACGCGCTCCACGTCCAGCGGCACCTGTCCATGCCGCTGGTGCTGGAGAACCCGGCCGTGCTGGCGCGGCGCGGGCAGTGGCACGTGCTGGACTTCATGGCGAAGCTGCACGCGCGCACCGGCGCGCCGCTGCTGCTCGACCTGGGGCACCTGTTCAGCCACCAGCTCTCCGCCGGCCTGCCGCTGGAGACAGGGCTGGAGGGCTTTCCGCTCGACCAGGTCATCGAGCTGCACATCGCCGGAGGCGTCGTCACGCACCGGGGGCCGCGCCGCTTCTACGTGGACGACCACACGCAGCCGGTGCGCGAGGAGCTGTTCGAGCTGCTGGCCTCGCTGATTCCCCGCTGCCCGTCGCTGCGCGCCGTCACCTTCGAGGGGGACGGCCACCCGCCCGAGGTGGCCGCGGCCTCCTTGCGCCGCCTGCGCGAGCTGGTGCCCGCCGGCGCGCGGCCGCCGCTGACGTGGCGCGTCCCGGAGGCCAGCGCCGCGCCCGTGCCAGCGCTGACGGAGGACAGCCAGCCCTGGGCGTTGTTCGACGCCGGCTATGGGGCCGCGCCCGTGACCTCCGTGGAGGACGAGGCCGGCACGCTGGCGGACCAGGACTTCCGCCTGGCGGTGGTCGCGGAGGTGTTGGATCGCGACTGGCCCCTCACCCGGTTGCTGCTCGCGGGCACGCGGGAGGCGCTCGCGGCCTTCACCGGCTCGAAGGAGTTCCGGAAGCTCTTCAGTCCCCTGGGCCGCTCGCCGGGGCAGGCCTTCGCCTCGTGGGCCATGCGGCGCCTGCGCGAGTCGCCGGACGAGGGGGGCTCGGCGGCGTTGACCCTGGAGATGTTGCTGCCCTCGCTCTTCCTGCGCCGGGTGCCCGCGCCCGCGCCGGGGCAGGTGGGGCTGATGGAGGACGTGCGGGCCGGGTCGCTCCCCGTGGACCTGTCCGAGCTGGTCCATGCCGCCCGAGCCGTGCGCCGTCACCTCACCGCGCGTGCGTGGGCGTCTGGCGTGCTGGAGCTGTCCGGCCTGGAGTCGCTGAACCAGGTGGCGCGAAGGGCGGGGCCCGGCCCCTGGTCCTTCACCGCGCGGCGCAGGGCAGGCGGGCTGGAGGTCACGACGGTGTCACCAGCTATGGGTGAATTCCTGAGAATGCTCGCTGTCCAGCCGTTGACCGAGGCCGAGGTGGCGCCCGGGCTCGTGGAGGAGGCAAGGCAGCGTGGGCTGATCCGCCGTGGATAG
- a CDS encoding GNAT family N-acetyltransferase, which produces MPPASRAEIDESNAQYRGAWRLFALGSKAGEVVERPDVYITACNVAWSMMNAAFLRAPVETEQALAAAAASAARYFSAGKHGWSFLICDDWLAPAVRDNAPSILDWYGLKPELVVTGMVADRLQPSLHPPSPFDLRPVTDAGGRQAVADINALSYDVPQHLGREAFDEATLYNADCQGFVACRDEEPAASTVVLRVDAAAYVALVATHPQHRRQGAAEAVMRHALARARQDWGTERTVLHATEAGQPVYTRLGYRPVTRFRMYLAPPPGQG; this is translated from the coding sequence ATGCCCCCTGCCTCACGCGCCGAGATTGACGAATCCAACGCGCAGTACCGTGGAGCCTGGAGGCTGTTCGCCCTGGGCAGCAAGGCCGGCGAGGTGGTGGAGCGCCCGGACGTCTACATCACCGCCTGCAACGTCGCCTGGTCCATGATGAACGCCGCCTTCCTGCGCGCGCCGGTCGAAACGGAGCAGGCGCTCGCGGCCGCGGCGGCCTCCGCGGCGCGCTACTTTTCCGCGGGCAAGCATGGCTGGAGCTTCCTCATCTGCGACGACTGGCTCGCCCCCGCCGTGCGCGACAACGCGCCGTCCATCCTCGACTGGTATGGGCTCAAGCCCGAGCTGGTCGTCACCGGAATGGTCGCCGACCGCCTGCAACCCTCCCTCCATCCCCCATCGCCGTTCGACCTCCGCCCCGTGACGGATGCCGGGGGACGCCAGGCCGTGGCCGACATCAACGCCCTCTCCTACGACGTCCCCCAACACCTCGGCCGCGAGGCGTTCGACGAGGCCACCCTCTACAACGCGGACTGCCAGGGCTTCGTCGCCTGCCGCGACGAGGAGCCCGCCGCCAGCACCGTGGTGCTGCGCGTGGACGCCGCCGCCTACGTCGCCCTGGTCGCCACGCATCCCCAGCACCGCCGCCAGGGCGCCGCCGAGGCCGTGATGCGGCACGCCCTGGCCAGGGCCCGCCAGGACTGGGGCACCGAGCGCACCGTCCTCCACGCCACGGAGGCGGGCCAGCCCGTCTACACCCGCCTGGGCTACCGGCCCGTGACGCGCTTCCGCATGTACCTGGCGCCACCGCCGGGACAGGGCTGA